The following proteins are co-located in the Brachybacterium sacelli genome:
- a CDS encoding urease subunit gamma — protein MRFTPGDTEKLMLSVAGMVARDRFERGVRLNHPEAVALLSTWVIERARDGHTVDELMVTGREVLRRDQVMEDVPALLADVQVEATFPDGRKLVTLHHPID, from the coding sequence ATGCGCTTCACGCCCGGTGACACCGAGAAGCTGATGCTGTCCGTCGCAGGGATGGTGGCCCGCGACCGCTTCGAGCGCGGCGTGCGGCTGAACCACCCTGAGGCGGTGGCCCTGCTGTCCACCTGGGTGATCGAGCGCGCCCGGGACGGCCACACCGTCGATGAGCTGATGGTGACGGGCCGCGAGGTGCTGCGCCGCGACCAGGTCATGGAGGACGTGCCGGCCCTGCTGGCCGACGTGCAGGTCGAGGCCACCTTCCCGGACGGTCGCAAACTCGTCACGCTCCACCACCCGATCGACTGA